In the genome of Lynx canadensis isolate LIC74 chromosome X, mLynCan4.pri.v2, whole genome shotgun sequence, one region contains:
- the MSL3 gene encoding male-specific lethal 3 homolog isoform X1, giving the protein MSASEGMKFKFHSGEKVLCFEPDPTKARVLYDAKIVDVIVGKDEKGRKIPEYLIHFNGWNRSWDRWAAEDHVLRDTDENRRLQRKLARKAVARLRSTGRKKKRCRLPGVDSVLKSLPVEDKDENDENSISSSSDDSSEEKDEEISEESDIEEKTEVKEGPEPHTRREMEERTITIEIPEVLKKKLEDDCYYINRRKRLVKLPCQTNIITILESYVKHFAINAAFSANERPRHHHAMPHANMNVHYIPAEKNVDLCKEMVDGLRITFDYTLPLVLLYPYEQVQYKKVTSSKFFLPIKESATNTNRNQEELSPSPPLLNPSTPQSTESQPTSGEPATPKRRKAEPEALQSLRRSTRHSANCDRLSESSASPQPKRRQQDTSASMPKLFLHLEKKTPVHSRSSSPVPLTPSKEGSAVFAGFEGRRTNEINEVLSWKLVPDSYPPSDQPPPPSYIYGAQHLLRLFVKLPEILGKMSFSEKNLKALLKHFDLFLRFLAEYHDDFFPESAYVAACEAHYSTKNPRAIY; this is encoded by the exons ATGAGCGCGAGCGAGGGCATGAAATTTAAATTCCACTCAGGGGAGAAAGTGCTGTGCTTCGAGCCTGACCCCACCAAGGCGCGAGTGCTGTACGATGCCAAG ATTGTCGATGTTATTGTTGGGAAAGACGAAAAAGGCAGAAAGATTCCAGAATATCTGATCCATTTTAATGGTTGGAACAGAAG CTGGGATAGATGGGCAGCTGAAGATCATGTCCTTCGTGACACCGATGAAAATCGGAGATTACAGCGTAAATTGGCAAGGAAAGCTGTAGCTCGCCT aagaagcacaggaagaaagaagaaacgcTGCAGGTTGCCTGGTGTTGACTCTGTCTTAAAAAGCCTCCCTGTTGAAGACAAGGatgaaaatgatgaaaact CAATAAGCAGTTCCTCTGATGACAGTAGTgaagaaaaggatgaagaaataaGTGAAGAAAGTGATATTGAAGAAAAGACGGAAGTG AAGGAAGGACCGGAGCCACACACAAGAagggaaatggaagaaaggacaATAACGATAGAAATCCCAGAAGTTCTGAAGAAGAAGCTCGAGGACGATTGTTACTATATCAACAGGAGGAAACGG TTAGTGAAGCTTCCGTGCCAGACCAACATCATAACTATTTTGGAGTCCTACGTGAAGCATTTTGCTATCAATGCAGCCTTTTCAGCCAATGAGAGGCCTCGACACCATCATGCTATGCCACATGCCAATATGAACGTGCACTATATTCCAGCAGAAAAGAA CGTTGATCTTTGTAAGGAGATGGTGGATGGATTAAGAATAACTTTTGACTACACGCTCCCACTGGTTTTGCTCTATCCGTATGAACAAGTTCAGTATAAAAAGGTGACTTCATCCAAGTTTTTTCTTCCGATTAAGGAAAGTGCCACAAACACTAACAG GAACCAGGAGGAGCTCTCTCCGAGCCCGCCTCTGCTGAATCCGTCCACACCGCAGTCCACGGAAAGTCAGCCCACCTCCGGTGAACCAGCCACCCCCAAGAGGCGCAAGGCCGAGCCGGAAGCCTTGCAGTCTCTGAGGCGGTCCACGCGCCACTCTGCCAACTGTGACAGGCTGTCTGAGAGCAGTGCCTCTCCTCAGCCCAAGCGCCGGCAGCAGGACACGTCCGCCAGCATGCCTAAGCTCTTCCTGCACCTGGAAAAGA AGACACCTGTGCACAGCAGATCATCCTCACCTGTCCCGCTGACCCCTAGCAAGGAAGGCAGCGCAGTGtttgctggctttgaaggcaGAAGAACTAATGAAATAAACGAG GTCCTCTCCTGGAAACTGGTACCGGACAGTTACCCCCCAAGTGACCAGCCGCCTCCACCCTCTTACATTTATGGGGCACAACACTTGCTACGATTGTTTG TGAAACTTCCAGAAATCCTTGGAAAGATGTCCTTTTCTGAGAAGAATCTGAAGGCTTTACTGAAGCACTTTGATCTCTTTcttag gtTTTTGGCAGAATACCACGATGACTTCTTCCCAGAGTCTGCCTATGTTGCTGCCTGTGAGGCACACTATAGCACCAAGAACCCCAGGGCGATTTATTAA
- the MSL3 gene encoding male-specific lethal 3 homolog isoform X2, whose product MEERTITIEIPEVLKKKLEDDCYYINRRKRLVKLPCQTNIITILESYVKHFAINAAFSANERPRHHHAMPHANMNVHYIPAEKNVDLCKEMVDGLRITFDYTLPLVLLYPYEQVQYKKVTSSKFFLPIKESATNTNRNQEELSPSPPLLNPSTPQSTESQPTSGEPATPKRRKAEPEALQSLRRSTRHSANCDRLSESSASPQPKRRQQDTSASMPKLFLHLEKKTPVHSRSSSPVPLTPSKEGSAVFAGFEGRRTNEINEVLSWKLVPDSYPPSDQPPPPSYIYGAQHLLRLFVKLPEILGKMSFSEKNLKALLKHFDLFLRFLAEYHDDFFPESAYVAACEAHYSTKNPRAIY is encoded by the exons atggaagaaaggacaATAACGATAGAAATCCCAGAAGTTCTGAAGAAGAAGCTCGAGGACGATTGTTACTATATCAACAGGAGGAAACGG TTAGTGAAGCTTCCGTGCCAGACCAACATCATAACTATTTTGGAGTCCTACGTGAAGCATTTTGCTATCAATGCAGCCTTTTCAGCCAATGAGAGGCCTCGACACCATCATGCTATGCCACATGCCAATATGAACGTGCACTATATTCCAGCAGAAAAGAA CGTTGATCTTTGTAAGGAGATGGTGGATGGATTAAGAATAACTTTTGACTACACGCTCCCACTGGTTTTGCTCTATCCGTATGAACAAGTTCAGTATAAAAAGGTGACTTCATCCAAGTTTTTTCTTCCGATTAAGGAAAGTGCCACAAACACTAACAG GAACCAGGAGGAGCTCTCTCCGAGCCCGCCTCTGCTGAATCCGTCCACACCGCAGTCCACGGAAAGTCAGCCCACCTCCGGTGAACCAGCCACCCCCAAGAGGCGCAAGGCCGAGCCGGAAGCCTTGCAGTCTCTGAGGCGGTCCACGCGCCACTCTGCCAACTGTGACAGGCTGTCTGAGAGCAGTGCCTCTCCTCAGCCCAAGCGCCGGCAGCAGGACACGTCCGCCAGCATGCCTAAGCTCTTCCTGCACCTGGAAAAGA AGACACCTGTGCACAGCAGATCATCCTCACCTGTCCCGCTGACCCCTAGCAAGGAAGGCAGCGCAGTGtttgctggctttgaaggcaGAAGAACTAATGAAATAAACGAG GTCCTCTCCTGGAAACTGGTACCGGACAGTTACCCCCCAAGTGACCAGCCGCCTCCACCCTCTTACATTTATGGGGCACAACACTTGCTACGATTGTTTG TGAAACTTCCAGAAATCCTTGGAAAGATGTCCTTTTCTGAGAAGAATCTGAAGGCTTTACTGAAGCACTTTGATCTCTTTcttag gtTTTTGGCAGAATACCACGATGACTTCTTCCCAGAGTCTGCCTATGTTGCTGCCTGTGAGGCACACTATAGCACCAAGAACCCCAGGGCGATTTATTAA